From a single Thalassophryne amazonica chromosome 7, fThaAma1.1, whole genome shotgun sequence genomic region:
- the lingo4b gene encoding leucine-rich repeat and immunoglobulin-like domain-containing nogo receptor-interacting protein 4b: MMFVESVVRWGALSILLQLGLGVSAGSCPPRCVCRPEGKEVICSGKHFSSVPEGFSSNVRRLDLSNNKLKTLGRRQFFGLLQLQELDLSDNIISMIEVEAFQGLQNLRMLHIKNNRLKIIPDGVFSGLSSLRFLDLSQNEILVFLDYTFKEMVNLQILEAGENDLVFISQRAFFGLQNLQELNIDRSNLTSIPTEALSQLQTLIRLRMLRLTISALPNNAFRRLHRLQSLVIANWPALDTLASNSLIGLNLTSLIISSCNISAIPYLALRHLVYLHVLDLSYNPITVIHGNLLGDLLRLQELHLAGGALLRIEPGAFRGLVYFRMLNVTSNQLSTLEESAFHSVGNLQVLRLDGNPLACDCRLFWVVRRRLRLNFDGHQPVCSSPGAVRQREFRDFSEKELPRLFTCRPARVLDRRPQEARVEEGMTVLFSCNADGDPYPYITWISSHKNVISSTGRIRVLPNGTLEVRFAQVQDTGTYQCLASNAAGNDSLTVGLYVKGLPRNRTIPNFTEEDWVEPSNTQAANSSAQISKPYPFDAKTLIIATTMGFLSFLSSVAICFVFMFFWSQSKGQIKHTATIDFVPRSSVGGGGDGGEGGRFTMKLI, translated from the coding sequence ATGATGTTTGTGGAGTCTGTTGTCCGATGGGGGGCGTTGAGCATCCTGCTCCAACTCGGATTAGGTGTGTCTGCGGGAAGCTGTCCTCCACGATGTGTGTGTCGACCTGAGGGTAAAGAAGTAATCTGCTCTGGCAAACATTTCAGTTCTGTGCCAGAGGGGTTTTCTAGTAATGTCAGACGTTTGGACTTATCCAACAATAAGCTTAAGACTCTGGGACGTCGCCAATTCTTTGGCCTCCTGCAACTTCAAGAGTTGGACCTTAGTGATAATATAATCTCCATGATTGAAGTGGAGGCTTTTCAGGGCCTACAGAATCTCAGGATGCTTCATATTAAGAATAATCGGCTCAAGATAATCCCAGATGGAGTGTTTTCAGGCTTGTCAAGTTTGCGTTTCTTGGATCTCAGCCAAAATGAGATTCTTGTCTTCCTGGACTATACCTTCAAAGAAATGGTTAACCTTCAAATACTGGAAGCAGGGGAAAATGATTTAGTGTTCATCTCCCAGCGGGCTTTCTTTGGTCTGCAGAATCTACAGGAGCTCAACATAGACCGCAGCAATTTAACGTCCATTCCCACCGAGGCATTATCACAGCTGCAGACCCTGATACGTCTGCGCATGTTACGTCTCACCATTTCTGCACTGCCCAACAATGCTTTCCGTCGGCTCCACCGTCTGCAAAGTCTTGTGATTGCCAACTGGCCAGCCCTGGACACACTGGCTAGCAACAGCCTGATCGGACTCAATTTGACCTCATTGATCATAAGCAGCTGCAATATAAGTGCCATTCCTTATTTGGCACTTCGTCATCTGGTCTATCTCCATGTCCTGGACCTATCATACAACCCCATCACTGTTATCCATGGGAATTTGCTTGGGGACCTGCTTCGGCTTCAGGAATTACATCTAGCAGGAGGGGCCCTACTTCGAATAGAGCCAGGAGCCTTTAGGGGCTTGGTCTACTTTCGCATGCTCAATGTCACATCCAATCAGCTCAGTACATTGGAGGAGAGTGCCTTCCACTCAGTGGGGAATCTTCAGGTGTTGAGGTTGGATGGAAATCCTTTGGCATGTGATTGCCGCCTTTTCTGGGTGGTCCGCCGACGTTTACGTTTGAACTTTGATGGACATCAGCCTGTGTGTTCATCACCAGGTGCAGTGAGACAGCGTGAATTCAGAGACTTCTCTGAGAAGGAGCTCCCAAGACTGTTTACTTGCCGCCCTGCTCGTGTCCTGGATCGCAGGCCGCAGGAGGCTAGAGTGGAGGAGGGCATGACTGTACTTTTTTCCTGTAATGCTGATGGGGACCCATATCCATATATCACCTGGATATCATCCCATAAGAATGTGATTTCTTCAACAGGACGAATTAGAGTTTTGCCCAATGGTACTCTAGAGGTGCGTTTTGCCCAGGTTCAGGACACTGGCACATATCAGTGCTTGGCAAGCAACGCAGCTGGCAACGACAGCCTGACTGTTGGTCTTTATGTGAAGGGGCTTCCTCGGAACCGCACCATTCCCAACTTTACTGAAGAGGACTGGGTTGAACCTTCAAACACCCAAGCTGCCAACTCCTCAGCTCAAATATCCAAGCCATACCCATTTGATGCAAAGACACTGATCATTGCCACCACCATGGGCTTCCTATCATTCCTCAGCTCAGTGGCCATCTGTTTTGTGTTCATGTTCTTCTGGAGCCAGAGCAAAGGCCAGATCAAGCACACAGCCACTATTGACTTTGTTCCAAGGTCATCAGTGGGAGGAGGAGGGGATGGAGGTGAAGGTGGCAGGTTCACCATGAAACTTATTTAA